The Capsicum annuum cultivar UCD-10X-F1 unplaced genomic scaffold, UCD10Xv1.1 ctg61760, whole genome shotgun sequence genome contains the following window.
AGATTTGCCTTTGGTTTCCTCTTTTCCCTCTCTACATATTCACCAATCGTATTGTTATTGTTTACAAAATCAGAAAAACTATGGTGCGATGGATGTTGGAATTGAGATTGGCGATAGTGGTGGGACGAATGTTGGAAACAAGCATGGCAATGGTGGTGGGATGGATATTGGAAATAAGGCTGGCGATGGTGATGGGATGGATGTTGGAAATGAGGGCTGCGATGGTGGTGggatgaattttggaaataagGGCCGAGATAGTGGTGGGATGATTGTTGAAAATGaaggtggtgatggtggtgggaAATATTTTAGAAATGAGGACCACGATAGAGGTGGGGCAGACGTTAGAAATGAAGGAGGCAATGGTGGTTGTATGGAGGTGGATAATGAGATTGTTGGACCATTGATTACTAGAGTAGATGATAGGGTTAAGATCAGTTTAAGTGGAGGGTATTTGAATATTTAGAAGATTAGATAGATTAGGAGTGCATTTGAAGGCGAACTTTATCAGTTTAGGAGTTGTGTGAAGAGGATTGAAGATATGGCGCATGAGCAGGTGCAGTTGAACCCGATTAATAGTGGTAATAATGAAAGAGGTAGGATTTTTGTTGGTGTTCCTGATGGCGGAATTATCTCGCATAGTGGTCAAGAATATTTAGGTGGGGATAATGTGTTCGAAAATAGGTCTGTAGTGCGAGTGAAATACAGTCAACCAGCACTATTTGGTCACAGGCCATATCAACCACCCAGTC
Protein-coding sequences here:
- the LOC124893566 gene encoding circumsporozoite protein-like; the encoded protein is MDVGIEIGDSGGTNVGNKHGNGGGMDIGNKAGDGDGMDVGNEGCDGGGMNFGNKGRDSGGMIVENEGGDGGGKYFRNEDHDRGGADVRNEGGNGGCMEVDNEIVGPLITRVDDRVKISLSGGYLNI